Part of the Centroberyx gerrardi isolate f3 chromosome 11, fCenGer3.hap1.cur.20231027, whole genome shotgun sequence genome is shown below.
TGTCCAGACACATGAGACAATGAGACTGAAAACCACAAGTTgttcctgtgtatgtgtggagcTACAaggctctttctttctttctttctttctttctttctttctttctttctttctttctttctttctttctttctttccttctttctttgtttttttgttttttttctttctttctttccgtctttctttctattttaacAATTAAAACTGAAAAGTAAACTAATTAACCAAAATGCCATGAAATTACATAATGCTCTATTGTCATATGTAACTGCTCatactaaaaatgtaattacacaaTTACCAGTAGGCCTACTCTTTTGGTTTCTGTACATGTCTCTATACTGTATCTTAAACCTTCAAATTATAACTGACATAAGCCTATGTTTATATAGCCTACTGCAGTATATTGTCAGTTTGATTGATATATTACTTTACCCTATAGTGAATACTACTTTAATACGGGGTAATCAGTCCATGTGgtagttttcctttttttgataGAGACAGTAAGTTGGctgaaatatttattatttactatttattattttaagttTAACAACGCCCTTTCAGAATCTAGATAAGTCAGCCCAGGTGCCCCACAAGGCTGCGCCAGCTCACTAGTCCTCTTCACATCATACACAAATGAGTGCACAAGCAGCCAGCCTGGGAACTACATAAAAAAATTCTCTGGATGATACCGCCATCCCCATCTTACTgcacaaagataaaaaaaaaataaaatacatcagcCTACCACTCCGAAATGTCGTGTGATGTTAACtatattattttaaatgcaAAGAAGACTGAGGTGACTGTATTTGACCCTAGGGCAGTGAGGGATCATGGGCCGATGGTCGTACATGACGAACCACTCAGGTAGAAATACATTGGTGTTCATATTGACAACGCATTCAGCTGGAAGACCCATGTTGAAAGTCTGTGTTCTCGACTTTGTGCCTACCTCAGTTAAGTTTCTGAATAGTAGGCTAGCGAAGTATGAGGCTATGGGGCTATGTGCAATCATTTCTCAGTAATAAGCTATGGGGGTTGTGTGTTCAGTGCAATAGTTGCAAAGGTGCATGATGCAACGGGGTTGTGCAATGGGTTgctttcaattattttattggTATTGTAcgtaactttatttatttattttttgtatgataatgtatgtaggctatgtatgaTGTGAAGCATGCTGTGTATGgaactgatgtttttattgagtgacacagcaacacagagtgcaagacaaatttctccaCAGGGACAGTGGGGAAATTTGGGCAGTATATCTCATCCTATATATTattacagaaataaacacaacaatAGAAGGTGAAAAAAGGCCCTTTATTCAAAGACTGGCAGGATCTGATCCCAGACCAGCAGAAGAGCCTGTGACTGTAGAGAGACCATGTCTGATGACAAAGCAAATTTTATGTCGTTTTTTTTGCCATCCACAttaaacgaaaaaaaaaaatgtatgcgAAGACTAATGAAAACCCTCGAAGTGATGACAAGACAAACACtaagagaaagatagacagatatGCACCTGCATATGAACtgtcttgacacacacacacacacacactgattcacatatacacacagtaagCCAAAATACTAGCCAAAACACTCAAAATAACATGACATGTCTTGATCTGCACTATAGTAAAGCTATTTTTACCATCCAAATATCAGCTCTTTTTAGAGTTACCTCTACATCATTGCATTACACATTACACAATACACAGAGGCCTACACATTTCCTATGTCTATTCTAATTCAGAAACGCAAGATATAACTcatgacagatttttttcagCAGTTGAGCAATGCTTTACAGCAGAATACAACCTGTACTCCTTGACAATTCTGTGTAAAATAGTTTGAAAATGCAACTAAACAACAGCATTTTGGCTTTTGGCTATGGGGCAGAAACATCAGGCCCAGGCAGCCAAATGAGCCATGTCTGCttcactgacttttttttcttcctttataTCAATCATCGACagagaaaactgaaaacagcagtcttaacacacacacttctctccacacacactgaatttGTAGATTAGAGACAAATTGAGTGAGAGCAGTATTTGTATCTGTGAAATGTAAAGCTATTGAATGTGTAAGATATGTTATGCATGTAAATGGTAAACACTGCAAATTGTGTGATTTTGGTGTATGGGAGAGATAgaattgtttttgtgtgcaaagtgtaacagaaaaaaaaaaacagatgtgcAATTAATGGAGGCCTTATGAATGACCCGTaattaagggaaaaaaaaacagctttcatTTTTTATAAAAGCTTGTAGTTATATTAACTTTCAAAGCGGAATCAACTCTTACAGTGAATATGGaggtggctcttaaaagagccgtTGTGTGACTGATGGCAGGTCGGTTCAAGCTCGCTCTCCGCGGATGCGACGGGCCAGCTGGATGTCCTTGGGCATGATGGTGACCCTCTTGGCGTGGATGGCGCACAGGTTGGTGTCCTCAAACAGGCCGACCAGGTAAGCCTCGCTGGCCTCCTGCAGAGCCATGACAGCGGAGCTCTGGAAGCGCAGGTCGGTCTTGAAATCCTGAGCGATTTCTCGGACCAGGCGCTGGAAGGGCAGCTTGCGGATCAGCAGCTCGGTGGATTTCTGGTAGCGACGGATCTCTCTCAGAGCCACGGTACCGGGCCTGTAACGGTGGGGCTTCTTCACGCCGCCGGTGGCCGGGGCGCTTTTCCTGGCAGCCTTGGTGGCGAGCTGCTTCCTGGGAGCTTTTCCTCCGGTGGATTTACGGGCGGTCTGCTTGGTTCTGGCCATGGTAGAAAAATCAGCAAGTATGCGGTGGAAGAGCAAATGTCGACTTTATATATCCAACGCCGGAGAGCTGCCATACGCTGATTGGTCTGCCCGAGGGAAGCGCGCGCTTCAGCAGATCGACTATTGGCGCTTTGGAAAGTCCGCCCAAAATTCAAACTAGACCactcctccacagcagctccaATCCAATTTTTTACTATTAAAGTATTTtcaatccctttttttttttttttttttaaacctcatATGTGGAAAAGATAACCAGCAAACCGACATCATGGTAAAAAGACGCGGCAATATAAGATAagatcaaaaataaataaaaaatacatttaaacaaTAAAATTAGAATGAAACAATGTTAGGATTCAACACACTGAGTGGAGTGTGAAGAATGGAAATTGCATTTCTTACATGCATGGACTTAGCCTATTAAAATAGATGCAACACTTGTGTTTATGTAGTTGGTGCTCTGTCTATAATCTAAAGAGAAAGGGTTGAGGAAACAGAAAAGGTACAGGATGGGAAAGCAACAGCCGCCTAATGCATCATGTTTTATTGCAAATGTAATGCAAGACTGTTGAATCAAACCTGCCGTTGAGTCCAGAAGATTGGAGCTGTTTAAGTACTTCACTCTTGACTGGCATACTGTGTAATACATtaattatttacatatttacagttTATACAAATACCTCACGTACTCAAACAGCAGCACTTATCTACACAAATGTGTGCTGTTATGAAAAAAAAGtaaggaaaagaaaataaggCAACATTGTAGTCATTGTGTGATTAAAAAGGTAAATGATCAGTGcccatctggtgtgtgtgtgtgt
Proteins encoded:
- the LOC139916106 gene encoding histone H3, yielding MARTKQTARKSTGGKAPRKQLATKAARKSAPATGGVKKPHRYRPGTVALREIRRYQKSTELLIRKLPFQRLVREIAQDFKTDLRFQSSAVMALQEASEAYLVGLFEDTNLCAIHAKRVTIMPKDIQLARRIRGERA